The DNA window CAGTTGTTTTTTCTCTTGACATATGTAACTCACTTACATATCATTGTTCTCGTTACGATGTACGAGGCCATAATGAATCATTCTACGATGCATTACAATCAAACAGGCTCGGCGGTTCGTGACTGGCATTCTCGATGCCGCGGTTATTTTTTTGTTTTCTCGGCCACGCCGAATCCGATGACGACACGGACACTTTACCGCCCCCCCCAGGCGTGGCGCAATGTCTAAATCGCGGAAAACCCCGACAACCCGCGATAGCGCCTTCCAACTCAATCTCGACTTCGCCCCCGAACGCGGCGCGCTGGCCGACGCCCTCGACGACGCCGCGACCGAAGTTTCGCGGATGGTCCGCCGCGGGCCGTTTTCGCCCGACCAGATCGTCGACCAGCTCCTGTATTTGGTCGGCCGCAAAATCACAAAGACGACCTGGAGCGCCTGGACCGCCGCCACCAACGCCAACCGGATGCCGGCCGACGTGATGGTCGCGGTGTGCACGATCCATAACAATTTTTCCCCGCTCGACACCCTGTTGGCGCCCGCCGGCCGCTCCGTCGCAACGGTGCAAGACCGCGCCGCGGCGGAAATCGGCCGCATCCAAATCGAGCGCGGCGAGCTCGCCCAACGCGAGGCGGCCGCGCGCCGCCTTTTAAAAGGAGGTAAGTGATGAGTGAGACACGAACGAACAAGCGGGAAGTCCGGAAGCTGACGCTGCCCCGTCAGCATCGGGAAATGTTGCTTCAACAGTTCGAGAGAGGTCTCGATTTTACTCCGCCCGAAATCGCCTGTCTTTTAGGTCACATTTTGGCAACCGATGAATACGTCGACGCGCTGATCCTAATTTCTGCTGAGCAGGTTGAACGTGCCAAAAAGCTCAGCGACGAACTCGTGATCTTGCGCGCGCGCCTTGCCGCTGTGGCGGGTTAACGATGGCCCTCGTCACACACAGCGACATCATCGTGGGGTCGATGCTATGACCACGCGCCGCGAGCAGCCCGCCTGTACGGAAAAGTCACAAGCAACGTGTGATGGCCTTCGTACAGCAACACGTGCGGGCGGGCTGCTCACGGCACGCGAATCCGATCTCACCTGGCTCGCCATCGCCGACGCGGCCCCGCTGCTCGGCTGCTCGCGCCGGCACCTCTACCGGCGACTCGCCGAGTTCACCACGCGCGAAATGCCCCGCGGCAACGGTAGCGCGGTTTGCCAGGTCGCCCTCGAATCGCTGCCGGCCGACGCGCAGGCGCGGTACTACCAAATCGAAACCGTCGCGCCACTCACCAGCGTCGAGCAAGATCCCCGCGTCCGCGACATCGAAGCGCGGGCCGCTACGCCCGAATGGGCGAGGGGAAAGGCCGACGAGAAGCTGGCCGCGATCGCCGCCGTCCGGGAATTCCGCGCCGAGCACACTGGGCTCGGCAAAATTGTGGCAATCAAAAAATTCTGCAGCGGCCAGCCGTACCACTGGCAAACCCTCAATCGTTGGCTCGCCGCCTACGCGGCCCACGGCTACCAAGGGATCGTGGACGGCTACGGCAACCGCGCCGGCGACAGCCTGCTGACCGCGGCGGATCGCAAGGTGCTGCACGAGGTTTACGTCCTGGCCGGCGGCAGCAAGGCGCACGCATTTGAACGCCTGGCTAAATTGTGCCGGCGTGACGGGCGCGAGGTTCCCAGCACGTCAACCGTCAACCGCGTGCTCGGCCATTTCGACGTGGCGCGGGCGCGGGCGTATCACGCCGGGCCCGATTCTTTCAACGCCGATTACGAGCCGCATTCGCGCCTCGATTACGAATCGCTGCGACCACTCGACTGGTCGTCGGGTGACCACCATCGCATCGATTGCTTCGTTCGCGTGGTTCGAAAGCGGGATCCGCAAACCGGGCGGCCGGTCAAGTGGGCGCTGGTGCGGCCGTGGTTGACGGCGTTTCTCGATGACAAATCGAAGCGGTTCATCGGCTGGCACATCGTGGCCGACCAGGCGCCGAATCACCTCACGATTCACCAGGCGTTTTATACGATGGTCACCGAATGCGGCGTGCCCCGGCGGGTCAAATTCGACAACGGCAAAGACTTTCTGCACCGGCACTTTATTGGCGGCACCGATCACCAAAAGTTCCGGCGCAAGCGCCGCGGCGTAAAGGGCGACGTCTCCGAATTGCCCGGCGTGATGGTCACCCTCGGCGTGAAGTTCACGGCGGTGCGGAAATACCACGGCGCTTCAAAGCGAATTGAACGCGCCTTTAAGGAAGTGGTCGGCGACTGGGCGAAAAAGTGGCCGACGTATTGCGGGAAAGATGCGGCGTCGGTTCCGGAGAAGTCGGAGCGGGCGCGCAAGCAGGCGATGCGGGAACTGGTCGAAACGGGAACGACCCGCCTAGTGCCGACCCTCGACGAGCTCGTCGTCGACTTCGCCGACTGGGTCGACTTCACGTATCACCAAACGCCGCAGCATGGCCACGGCATGAACGGCCGCACGCCGATGCAGGTTTGGAACGACGAGGTTCACGATAAGCCGGTCACGAAGCTAACCGCCACGCAGGTGCACTACTTGCTGATGAAGCGGAAGCGCGCGGTCGCCCGCGACGGCATCGAATTTCACGAGGCGAATTACTGGGCCGACGAAATCGCCGGCGACGTGCGGCGCGAGGTCATCATCGCGTGGGACCCGGCGGATCTGTCGAAGCTCTACGTCAGCCACGTTGACGGAACGCCGCTTTGCATCGCCCGTCGCGACAAGCGCAGTTCGCAGTTCCGCGACGACGGCCAGCACCGCGAAATGCGCCGGCGGCGCAAGCTCGTGAAATCGAAGGCGCGGGAACTCGAGGGCGCGCGGCGCAGCCTGGCCGAGCAAGAGATCGCGCTGCGCGAACACCGCGACGACGCAAGGGTCGAGGATCCGGACGAACCGGAAAGCCCGCGGCAAATCAAGCCTCTGTTCGGCGCTGCCGCCGATGCAATTTCTTTTTTCGAAACGTATGAACAACGCGCGGCCGTCCCTGATGTACCGGCCTCGCCGCCGCCTGCCAACCTAGTTGGCGACGCGTTCAAATCCGTCCGCAAACCCGCGCTCGCGCCGGAACCGCACCTGGTGTGGGACGACTTCTACCACCCAAAGGAGGAAGACGATGACAACGAATAACGTCGTCGCAATGACCCAAAGCGATGTTGTGGAGGCCGCCCAACAACGGGCGCGCGAATGGCTCGAGGACGATTCGAAGCGCAGCCAGGGCGACCTGGCTACGGGGACCGGCCGCAGCCGCGCCTGCATCAGCCGGTGGATCGTTGCCAAATATGACGGCGACAATGCCGCCGTCTCGCAGGACGTCCTGCAGTTCATCGATCGCCACACGCGCGAATCACAGGCGAGCGTTGTTTTGAAGCCGGTCGATACGCCGACGTTCAAGGCGACGACGGTTGCGCTGGAAATGGCCATGTATGGAAAGCGCCTCGGCGTCATTTTTGGCGAGCCGGGTTGCGGCAAGACCTTCGCCGCCGAACAGTTCGTGAAGCGCGATCCGAAAGGCTGCCTGCTCGTCATGTGCCGGTATGGGCTCGGCACACCGAAAGGCTTTCTCGCCGAACTCATCCGAATTCTCGAAGGCCGCGACGAAGAAATCTACCGGCAGCCGTCGCGCATGGCGCGGCAGGTCATCGCGCACTTTACGCGGCGACCGCGCTTTCTGATTGTGAACGACGGCCAGATTCTTCGGTTCCCTGTCTTCGAACTTTTGACGGCCCTGATCGAGCAATGCCACATCGGCGTCGCTGTCATCGGCCACACGGTGATGAAAGACAACATCACGGCGGGGAAGCGGTTTGATTCGGAAACCTTCGACCGGGTTGCCGACTTTGCCTCGTTCACCCGCGTGTCACACCGCGGCGTCCCGCGCGTGATCGAACAGGTTGACATCGACGAGATTCGCGGCGTGGTACGGCAGATCCTGCCGCGCGCGACGAAAGACGCGATCAAGTTCTTTGCCGACACCACCGTGTTTCCGTCGATGCGAAGTGTGGTCAACACCGCCGTGGATGCCCGCGGCCTGTTGGCCCGCAAAAAAGGGCAGTCGTGCGACGCGGCCTTTATCGCCCAGGTTTTGCGCCTGCGACGGCCGGAGGGTTTCTGATGGACGCCTGCGCGACGTGCCTTAACTGGAACGACCCGGACGGCGCCTGCGGCGTTTGCGTCGAGAACCGGTCGCCGCACGCCGGCCGCGTCACGCGCTGGTACCAAACCTGCAACCGCTACCTGCGCGACGAACCGCCGCCCCCGCGCGTGCTCGCCGAGCTGCTCAAAGACGAGGAGGAGTTGTCATGCGCTTTTCAACCCTCTTGACCGCAACCGCGGCGGCCGGAATCTTCGCCGACATCTGCCTTATGCTTAGCCGCGCGCCGCTCTCCCCGTTGTGGTCCTGGCTCGGCTTCGCACACATCGCGTTCTGTTTCACCATCATTGCGTTCGGCGCGACGGGGAAACGCGCATGAACGTACCGATCGAAGACATCATCCGTTCCATCGCTCTGTTGAAAATGTCTGCGGAAAAAGCGGCGAGCCGGCCGTTGCGGATGGCGTGCCTGCTGCATGCCGACAAACTCCGCGAGCTCATCACATCAGAACTTCGCCCGGACCTAACCGCCCACGCGATCTCGCAACGACAAGCGGCGCTCGTAAGCCAAATCAAACAGGAGGAATATCATGCCCCGCAATGAACCCGTCGACCTGCCGGCGGACCCCAAAGACTGGACCGAGGCGCACCTCGACGAGGCCCTGCGCCGAATCACCTATTACGAGATCGCGAACGCGCGGGACAGGTTAAAATACGATGACCGCATGGCGAAAGCGAAGGCCGACTATGACCTGGTCGCCAAAGACCGGCGGGCCGCGATCAAATTGCTCATCGCAGATTTGAAGAAGGCCGCGACGCGGCTGCGCAAAAACTGGCGCGGTAAAACCCTGCAAATTGCGTGGGGGCGGCTCTGGTTCCACTTAAAACCGCGCAAGTTGCGCTTGGCCAGGGGCTGCTCGACCGAAGAGGCGATCCTCGCCCTCGAGGAGCTGGGCGTGGAAAACGCCGTGCGTGTGGAAAAATCCGTCAACCTCGAGGTCCTCGAGCGCTGCCAGGCGGACGTAATCAAAGCCGCCGGCTTCGAGTGGACCAAGCCCCGCGAGCAATTCGAGTACAAAACGAAACTTACTCTCGACGTCGAACAGGCGGGCGGGAAACCATAGAAAGGAGATCGAGTAATGCCGTTATTACGTCCCGACAACGCCACGATGGAGGCCATCCTGCAGCGCGCGATCCAAGAGCAAGACGCCGACCTCGGAATCAATTTGTTGAATCAAGAGCTCGACCGGCTCGAGCGCCGCGCCCGCGTCATGGTCGGCAAAAAGGGGCCGTTCACCTACGGGAACGGCAACAAGATCAAGGTGACGATCGAAATCGACGCGTCGCCCGCGGCCGCCTCCAAGTTGGCGTACATGGACGACGACGTCTGCTTTTTCGGCGTCAACACCGACATTGAAGAGCACCTCGACGCCCAACACGAGTTGGGGGGCGAGCCCGGCAAAGAGGGCGCGAAGTCGCTCGGCGCTTGACCGACTCTTCACGGTGCGGCCCGTACGCGGACCGCGCCGTGAGCGGTCGGCCACGGAAAACAACAACGTGGTCGAGATTTGGCGTTCAACACCCACAGCGCAACTGTTGGTCGGCCGCTCAACAAGGAGGCGATCGTGCCCGAGCGTAACAGTCAAATCGCAATGACCCTGACCACGACCTACGCGGCCGAGGAATCTGCTGTGTTTGCACACGTGCGCCAGCGTAGGGGCAGAGATCACGCGATCACGCGCGCGGCCCTAGTTACCGCAACCGGACTAAACGACAGAGCTGTCCGCGCCGCGATCGCCTCCTTGATTCAAATCCACGGTTGTCCGATCGGCAGTTCGCCGCGCGGCGGCTACTACTGGATTGTCGCGCCGGACGAATTACAGGCCGAAGCGGCAAAGCTGGTTCACTACGGCACGGCAATTTTTCGCCGCCTGCGAGCACTCGTCGGCAGTCGCCGCGCCCGCGAACTGCTCGGCCAGACCGGCCTGTTTGGGAATCGCCATCGATGAATCGTGAACAAGTCATGGATCGCGTGAAGAAGCTGCTCGCCTTGGGCAAATCGTGTGAGCCGTACGAGGCCGCCCTGGCGATGGAGAAGGCGCGCGCGTTGATGCGTCGTCACGAAATCGAGGACGGCGACCTAAATGACGACGGCGTGGTTCGCGAGGACATGACCGATTCTTTCGGCCGCCTGCCACAGTGGTTGATGATCCTGTCCAGCGCAATCGCCCAGCACTATGACTGCCGCGCCATTCACTACCGACAACAAGCGTCGGGGAAAACGACGGTCTGGATCGTCGGCGCGGCGGGCGATGTGGAGTTCGCGAAATACGCGCTCGGGGTCGTGGCGCGACAACTTAAATCCAGCCTGGCCGAGTTCAAAAAGCAGTCTCGACGCAAGTTGAAACGCTGGCAAGCAAACGACTACCGCCTTGGTTACGCCTACGGCGTCGCCGCGACCTTGGGTGAGTTGAAGTCGGGCGCGGTGACCGACCAAGAGGCGGGCCTGGTACTGAGCAAACAGGCCGCTGCGCAACAATACATCGACGAGAACATGGACTGTACGAAGCACAAAGTGTCGACGGTGGCGGCGACCTCGGAGGCGGGCAGCGCCGGGTTCGCGGACGGCCGCGACGTAACCATCCAGGAAGCAATGCACGGCCCACAAGGCGGCCGGCGGCTGTTCGGAGAAGTGTAAATGAAGCATCCGACACTCACAATAAAACCGCCGGGGGCGATGAAGAAACCGGCCGGCCGCTGCGCGCCTTTCACGACGAGCGCGACTTGTTCGCGGTCCTCGGCCTGGATTACATCGAGCCGGAGTTTCGCGATAACCCTCTACCCAGGAGCGCAGTGATATGAAACTCGACCGCCGAGGGTTGTGGGCGGCGCCGAAAACGGAGAAGGCACATGCCGATTAAACGCTACCGTTGCGAACGCCTTAGCCTGACCACGGGCGATCCGCGGCTTTGCGAAAAGCGCCGTGCTGCGCTCCTCGACGGCAATCGCGGCCCCCGATTCCCGATCTGCCAACGGTGTATCGACGAGCTCGTCGAGCTTGACGAACTCGATTTAGAACCCGCATCGGCGGTGCCCGCGCCGCCGGCCAAACCAACAACCAAACAGGAGGATGTACCAATGGGAAAGAAGAAGATGGAAAAACGACGTTGCCCGATCTGCGGTAAAGTGAAGGAAATCACCTCGGCCGGCTATTGCGCGGAATGCCGACGGGCGAAAGCCC is part of the Candidatus Lernaella stagnicola genome and encodes:
- a CDS encoding transposase is translated as MTTRREQPACTEKSQATCDGLRTATRAGGLLTARESDLTWLAIADAAPLLGCSRRHLYRRLAEFTTREMPRGNGSAVCQVALESLPADAQARYYQIETVAPLTSVEQDPRVRDIEARAATPEWARGKADEKLAAIAAVREFRAEHTGLGKIVAIKKFCSGQPYHWQTLNRWLAAYAAHGYQGIVDGYGNRAGDSLLTAADRKVLHEVYVLAGGSKAHAFERLAKLCRRDGREVPSTSTVNRVLGHFDVARARAYHAGPDSFNADYEPHSRLDYESLRPLDWSSGDHHRIDCFVRVVRKRDPQTGRPVKWALVRPWLTAFLDDKSKRFIGWHIVADQAPNHLTIHQAFYTMVTECGVPRRVKFDNGKDFLHRHFIGGTDHQKFRRKRRGVKGDVSELPGVMVTLGVKFTAVRKYHGASKRIERAFKEVVGDWAKKWPTYCGKDAASVPEKSERARKQAMRELVETGTTRLVPTLDELVVDFADWVDFTYHQTPQHGHGMNGRTPMQVWNDEVHDKPVTKLTATQVHYLLMKRKRAVARDGIEFHEANYWADEIAGDVRREVIIAWDPADLSKLYVSHVDGTPLCIARRDKRSSQFRDDGQHREMRRRRKLVKSKARELEGARRSLAEQEIALREHRDDARVEDPDEPESPRQIKPLFGAAADAISFFETYEQRAAVPDVPASPPPANLVGDAFKSVRKPALAPEPHLVWDDFYHPKEEDDDNE
- a CDS encoding ATP-binding protein; the encoded protein is MTTNNVVAMTQSDVVEAAQQRAREWLEDDSKRSQGDLATGTGRSRACISRWIVAKYDGDNAAVSQDVLQFIDRHTRESQASVVLKPVDTPTFKATTVALEMAMYGKRLGVIFGEPGCGKTFAAEQFVKRDPKGCLLVMCRYGLGTPKGFLAELIRILEGRDEEIYRQPSRMARQVIAHFTRRPRFLIVNDGQILRFPVFELLTALIEQCHIGVAVIGHTVMKDNITAGKRFDSETFDRVADFASFTRVSHRGVPRVIEQVDIDEIRGVVRQILPRATKDAIKFFADTTVFPSMRSVVNTAVDARGLLARKKGQSCDAAFIAQVLRLRRPEGF
- a CDS encoding host-nuclease inhibitor Gam family protein; the protein is MPRNEPVDLPADPKDWTEAHLDEALRRITYYEIANARDRLKYDDRMAKAKADYDLVAKDRRAAIKLLIADLKKAATRLRKNWRGKTLQIAWGRLWFHLKPRKLRLARGCSTEEAILALEELGVENAVRVEKSVNLEVLERCQADVIKAAGFEWTKPREQFEYKTKLTLDVEQAGGKP
- a CDS encoding DUF2786 domain-containing protein produces the protein MNREQVMDRVKKLLALGKSCEPYEAALAMEKARALMRRHEIEDGDLNDDGVVREDMTDSFGRLPQWLMILSSAIAQHYDCRAIHYRQQASGKTTVWIVGAAGDVEFAKYALGVVARQLKSSLAEFKKQSRRKLKRWQANDYRLGYAYGVAATLGELKSGAVTDQEAGLVLSKQAAAQQYIDENMDCTKHKVSTVAATSEAGSAGFADGRDVTIQEAMHGPQGGRRLFGEV